Genomic window (Arachis hypogaea cultivar Tifrunner chromosome 13, arahy.Tifrunner.gnm2.J5K5, whole genome shotgun sequence):
caaatctCAAAGTTGTCCTATCATATCTAGTTGAAAAAGGGATAATGTCAAATCAAatccttctttttcaactaatcccttgattcaaggaaccctcctttcaaatttttgggAAACCGCTCTGGTTAATAACCGCGCATAATGACTATTAACCACTCCCATCATCTCTCTCCAATCAACATTTATTGCTTCCTTAACCTCCCTCCACTCTCCACCTTCGGCCAACCTTTCTTCTTCCACCCCCATTATCTCTCTCcccataatgaaaaagaaaattgcatCAAGAAAGAGTGGAAGAATCAATCTCTCTCAAAAACCGTTCACTCCACAAACACACACTCATATTCACATTCACTCTACATCTTCTTCCTCTCCCTCTCAATCTGTCAAACAAACACCCACCATGAGAAAGAAGATTGCTCACAACAGTTCTGGCCGTGGCAAAAACAAGGAGCCCAGTGTTGAAGAAAAATCATCTCAAACCTCACCCGTTCCTTCTCCACCGCCGCGATCACCAAAGAAGGCAACACCACACACATCAGGAAGAAGTTCTCAGAAGCCCAAAGGTTTCGTGTTGCATGAAACCAGGGAACCGGCAAATCTTGAGTCACTGGAATTCAAGAACAAGTTTCACAAGCCACATTCTCACTATGATCCATCCAGATTCCTGACATGTGCATTTTATGAATTCCATCAAGAAGTTCTGGAAAAGAGGCATATCTGTCCCTCCTACTTGGTGAATCTTGATCAACTGTCAGCCAAAGGAATTATTTTGCAACCCCTGTTTGATAACATCAAATGGTCTCCACTGCtacacactcacaaaatggtATATCCAAAATTGGTTAGGCAATTTTATGCGAATCTCAGACTGATTGATGGTACTCTTCACTCTTATGTGAAACGTGTGCATATGGCTCTGAACACTGAAACCATCAGTGCTGCCCTTGGTTACACAGACGAGGGACCGAGGGTATACATGAGTGACAAATGGGATGATCATATTGGACTTACTTACAAACAAGCTCTCTCTCATATCTGTGCAAACATGTCTGGATTAGATGGCACTGTCCCTACTCACAAAGCTCTTGGACCAACCAACTCATTGCTGCATCGCATCACTACCCACATTTTAACTCCACAAAGTGGTTCTCACAATAGGGTAACTGTATCTGATTCTTTAATAATTTTTGCCCTTATTACTTCTTCTCCTATTTCATTTGCTTATCTCATGATCAGACATATGTGGGACTGTGTAAGAAGTACCAAAAAGGATAATTTACCTTATGGAATGTTTCTCACGTGTATTTTTGAGTACTATAAGATAGATTTAACAAATGAAACTGTGGAGAACAAATTTTCTATGATCAAAGACGGTGGTGCTGTAAAAGGAATCAAAGAGTAAGAAATCAATGCCAATGGACAGTGACCTTAAAAGCCAGTTTGAATCCTCCAAAGCAACCGAGTCAACAAGAGAAATCCTCACCGAATTCTCTAATATGTCTACGCTCATGATTCAATTTCATAGGGCTGCTCGAAAGCTAGCCTATGAAAATGAACGTGCTTGGGGGAGATGTAAAGAGCGAGTGGGTATGATGCTGGAAAACTTGAAAAAGGATCTGGGCGCTGGCAGTGAAGAAGATGTTGCAGACTCTGATTACAATTTGTCTGATGATTAATGactgttttcttttatttgatattGGCTATATTAGGCTCAATCTGTTTTTTGTATGAGCATAACTTAAAACTCCCTGCTCTGTGATACTTTGATACACTCttgttattttttgttgttgcttTGTTATTTTGTGGTGTTCTTCATATTTTGTGCAGgtgccccttgatgacaaaaaggggagaaaagctgaAAATTGAAATCTGGAAAAATAGGGGATGAAATTTTCtgttgaaaattcatgatcacccttgttaaaaagatatattttgatGCTTAGCATTGAAACTGCTCTTGCCTCATTATAATTGATGCTACTGTTTTATAATGCTTTGGCAATGAATGAGTAACTGGTTGTGAATTAACCTTGATGAATATGCATGATTGTATTGAATATTCTGTTTCATCCTGGTTAACATGCTTGATATTTTGGGCAGTtcctttaaattataaaaaagtatAGAAACTGCCATGTTTTGATCATGTGTGCTTCAAATATTTTCCTTATCATAATAAATTCTTTTTGCTCTGATATCCTGACCGGAAAATGTTTGAAAATCATTTGAACAGCCTTTTTGATGTGTGAAATAATGTTGAGCAataaatcagtttatgatatcaaatgagttttgattatcaattaaaactgctcataaatcaagcatttagcatcataaaatTTGCTAAATAACATtattacttgaagcttgattttAAATGTCACAGGtttagtgcttcccttggtaaaatagcttacatcaagggggagccatgtgataatttgaaagggggagaaattcaatcttcaaagggagtactcgtactcaatctttaaatttctttccatttcaattttaataatgtttgtcatcaagggggagattgatgagtttggaaaactccaaattaatatttgtgataaacaaacattattaaaatatttaattgcaaaattattaattcaatCTTCATTAAtcttatgttaattaataattttgttgtgcaggtttaatattgggccgaaaataaTTTTCTGGTGCAAGCCCAAAATACATTCAGCCTTTGGTTTTGATAATATATGATGAATATAGCTGATTTAATGTTACTTGGGCCCAAATGATTTTGATTGCTCTGAGCCCAAGTGTGTTACATGCTTTCCATTTGCTTTGTGCATGTTCCAaatttcatcaggaaagcaaatgttactaTTGGGCCAGAAATTTAAATAATGTCACAAGCCCAATGTGTTTAGCATGCATGGTCCGAAAGAAAAATGGGATTGGGGCACATTGATGAAAAACCCAACTATGTGAATTTGGTTGCTTGCCTCCAACGGATTCCATTTCTCATTTtggatggaattcaaatttaattaatgcattggaaacataagaaagagagagaagattgatttgatgGCTATTATGACTATGCACGCCActctaagggaagtaaaagcaagctattctCAAATTAATGCGCTTAACCACTCTACATtgcttttcttcagattctttaattctctctcatctctttcctcttctttcttcggtccttgtccaggaaacaatggaagaaatgttcttcaaccaagaaaaagaagaatttgcatgcatcaagaccatcaagctaatgatggcaagaaaacatactaaaataaaaataagctgtagctaagatacttaccaaatgtggttagatttggtgaggttatcttgagcttttcatgctcaaaaatggacATTGAAGATTCGGCCAAGAGAAGAgatcttggaggcatggcttgtctttgattctgctcaaccaccacaggaagtagctagagtggcgaagtgatggaagaggcagagattgaagcagatgaagccatcatcatcatgaagcatcaagggccagaaatccatcttggagaggaagccaaggatggagcgctcggattaatgaagagtgatgaccaaggaaggactagaggtatttgcatgttggtttttgcatgagttacctcttctctctttgtggccgaaccggttttgttgtgaaggaaaagaagctgAGCTCGGGTTtgtgtttcaactgtgaaggcttcacttctctataaaaggggtgaacagtcatggtttgattcaaggagtaagatttgagagtgcaaggcacagagttctcagagctacctaagctagcagttcttcttctccttcaatgttttctgtttaatatttttttgtttaattttgtcatgtcttgagtctcatggaaaaaggcaaacagtgaggtttgtaagaaaaagccatagagcggaaaaaggcagagagtgcaaaattaaaagaaaaagccatagatgtcttagagttcctttatacatctatgttgtgtttcacgattctgtgggaatccccttgtaagttgggttagcactttacaatttgtaatctggatgattatagtgaaattccatcattgttgtgatggaaactggatgtaggctgcactgcacttagcagctgaaccaggatatatctgggtgtaatcttctctctctcttcatacttcaattctgtttttactgttcagatgaaaaatcaaaaatgtctcgtgtcaagtgacgagacaaaatgaaaatgtctcgtggctagggacgaggtaaaaacagaaaagtttcttctaagtccagcaagtgttagcaagcaaaaatgggctaagattcaacccccattctcttagccactgaaaccatcattaAACAATTAAAATCATCTAATTTTTTTCCACTAGAGGATCACTTCTTTTATATGGaggtagaaaagaaagaaataacgaAAGAACGATGTTAACTTTTTTTTGGCAAAGTTGGAAACTAAAATTGATCATAACTGTAATATGATAATAACTGTTCAATCCGTACAACAATTTGGAGTTAAAGAACATAGTAGAATCCTCCCTTCTGACATGGCTTGCACATGTGACATGTTACATCAATCATGTTCTGTTCCTCTTGTATTTAGCAGCTACACAAAAATAAGGCCAATTCAAAGAAAACAAGGCAATTTTCATTGTAAACAAGTGATCCTTTGTTTAAATCGACGCACGTTAATTCTTATCAATATCATACATGTGCTTTGTTAATAATATATACACACGCATGTTATTCAAACACAAAGTGAAATAATTTGAACATGAGCAAGCTTCTTGATCCCTCAACAGAAAGCCACATAGGCATTACTGAGGGAGAAGGTATAACAATGACATGGGAGAACTTGTGGGTCACTGTTTCTGATGGAAAGAAAACGAAACCAATTCTGGAAGGTCTTACCGGTTATGCACAACCAGGGAGGCTTTTGGCTATAATGGGACCTTCTGGTTGTGGCAAATCCACTCTTCTTGATGCCTTATCAGGTGATCATGCATGCCCCCATGCACTTCttgtaataataatagtaaaaagacAAACTTTAATTGTTGAAAATTTGACTTATTTCTATCAGGAAGATTGAGcccaaacataaagcataaaggGAAGATTCTAATAAATGGGCACAAACAAGAACTGGCTTATGGAATATCAGTAAGAAATATGTCCCAAAAGTTCTCAATCCTAAGAAAGAAGAACGGAACATTTAAGAAATGATTGATGAGTTTTGTTGTGATATCAGGGATATGTAACACAAGATGATGCTTTGCTTTCAACTTTAACAGCTCAGGAGACTTTATACTACTCAGCTCAGCTTCAGTTCTCTGATTCCATGCCCATatcagagaagaaggaaagagctGATGTAACTCTCAGGGAAATGGGTCTGCAAAATGCCATTAACACAAGGGTTGGAGGATGGGGTTCTAAGGGACTCAGTGGGGGACAGAAGAGGAGACTAAGCATCTGCATTGAGATCTTAACACATCCAAGACTCTTGTTTCTTGATGAACCAACAAGTGGACTTGATAGTGCAGCTTCTTATTATGTCATGAGAAGAATTGCTAACCTTGTTCAGAAAGATGGCATTCAAAGGACTATTGTTGCATCTATTCATCAACCTAGTAGTGAAATTTTTGAACTCTTCCATCACCTTTGTCTTCTGTCTTCTGGTAAAACTGTATATTTTGGTCCTGCCTTTGATGCTAATCAGGTTTGGAACTAAAACTTCCTATGAAGCAACAAGCATACATTGATTGTATGCTTAACAATTAATACTTTCTTGTTTTGCTGCACAGTTTTTTGCTTCAAATGGTTTTCCTTGTCCAACACTCCATAACCCTTCTGATCATTACTTGAGGATCATAAACAAAGATTTTGAACAGGTATGCAGAATTTGTGAGTTCAGTGCAACATGTTAAATCTTGTGCTTAAGAAAATGAACTTGTACACTTTGTGAATTTGTATCATTGTTTTCATCAGGATGCTGAAGAAGGCTTTGGTAGTGGAATAACGGCAGAGGAAGCTATTAATATTCTTGTGAAGTCTTATAGCTTGTCTCAGATTAAAAACAAAGTCAATACAGAAGTGGCAAACATAAACCAAAGTGTAATGTTTAGTCAAATCCCAAAGAAGAAGAATTTTCCAAACAGAATCAAAAGACTAATATAACAAtaacttttaatttttcattcttgTCTCTAGGATTCTGGAGCAGTAGAGAAGAAGAGGGTCCATGCTGCCTTCCTGACTCAGTGCCTTGTTCTTATAAGAAGATCTGCACTGAATTATTTCCGCGACTTGAGCAATTACTGGCTGCGCCTTGCTGTGTTTATTGCAATAGCTCTAAGCTTGGGCTCTATCTACTATGATATTGGCTTTGGTGCTGGATCTATTCAGGTTAACAAACATAGGAAATTAAGATATTCATTAATTATAGCTTTCAATAATCAAGGTTGATTAGTAACAGTCTTGTCATGCACTTGCTTCAGGCTAGAGGATCTCTGCTTACTTttttcat
Coding sequences:
- the LOC114924102 gene encoding ABC transporter G family member 1-like → MSKLLDPSTESHIGITEGEGITMTWENLWVTVSDGKKTKPILEGLTGYAQPGRLLAIMGPSGCGKSTLLDALSGRLSPNIKHKGKILINGHKQELAYGISGYVTQDDALLSTLTAQETLYYSAQLQFSDSMPISEKKERADVTLREMGLQNAINTRVGGWGSKGLSGGQKRRLSICIEILTHPRLLFLDEPTSGLDSAASYYVMRRIANLVQKDGIQRTIVASIHQPSSEIFELFHHLCLLSSGKTVYFGPAFDANQFFASNGFPCPTLHNPSDHYLRIINKDFEQDAEEGFGSGITAEEAINILVKSYSLSQIKNKVNTEVANINQSDSGAVEKKRVHAAFLTQCLVLIRRSALNYFRDLSNYWLRLAVFIAIALSLGSIYYDIGFGAGSIQARGSLLTFFISLLSFMTLVGGFAPMLEEIKVFERERLNGHYGVTAFLTGNTFSAVPYMLIVTMVPGVISYYLCGLHKGLFHNGAEHLIYFVSVLFAIVMWVESLMLVVGSVSPNYVIGMFIAGGVQGIMILVCGFYRLPNDIPKPLWKYPLYYLSFQKYALQGYFKNEFEGLTFVIGHNMNISGREILRETWHVEMGHSKWLDLGILFVMIVVYRMLFLAITKSKEKLKPVFAAITARC